One Ostrinia nubilalis chromosome 4, ilOstNubi1.1, whole genome shotgun sequence DNA window includes the following coding sequences:
- the LOC135071367 gene encoding uncharacterized protein LOC135071367 codes for MSTSGGQIVGDIGNKREKRTFVRENRTFVREKREHSSKRKEDIRQREKRTFVKEKRGHSSVRKENIRQREKRTFVREKREHSSDRKENIRQREKRTFVKEKRGHSSERKENIRQIEKRTFVREKREHSSKRKEDIRQREKRTFVREKRTFVREKREHSSDRKENIRQREKRTFVREKREHSSKRKEDIRQREKRTFVKEKRGHSSERKENIRQRKENIRQRKKRTFVR; via the exons atgtccaccagtggtggacaaatagtgggggacatcgggaataaacgaG AAAAGAGGACATTCGTCAGAGAAAACAGAACATTCGTCAGAGAGAAAAGAGAACATTCGTCAAAGAGAAAAGAGGACATTCGTCAGAGAGAAAAGAGAACATTCGTCAAAGAGAAAAGAGGACATTCGTCAGTGAGAAAAGAGAACATTCGTCAAAGAGAAAAGAGGACATTCGTCAGAGAGAAAAGAGAACATTCGTCAGATAGAAAAGAGAACATTCGTCAAAGAGAAAAGAGAACATTCGTCAAAGAGAAAAGAGGACATTCGTCAGAGAGAAAAGAGAACATTCGTCAAATAGAAAAGAGGACATTCGTCAGAGAGAAAAGAGAACATTCGTCAAAGAGAAAAGAGGACATTCGTCAGAGAGAAAAGAGAACATTCGTCAGAGAAAAGAGAACATTCGTCAGAGAAAAAAGAGAACATTCGTCAGATAGAAAAGAGAACATTCGTCAAAGAGAAAAGAGGACATTCGTCAGAGAGAAAAGAGAACATTCGTCAAAGAGAAAAGAGGACATTCGTCAGAGAGAAAAGAGAACTTTCGTCAAAGAGAAAAGAGGACATTCGTCAGAGAGAAAGGAGAACATTCGTCAGAGAAAAGAGAACATTCGTCAGAGAAAAAAGAGAACATTCGTCAGATAG
- the LOC135071078 gene encoding larval cuticle protein 1-like — MKLIVCVALAILAVAAAAPATPVQGEPVKILRSEFDQEPEGGYQFSFETEDGTSRQEKGELKSAVDEENKPHDVVVVRGSYSYTNKEGVSETVQYYADETGFHAEGPSIPK, encoded by the exons ATGAAATTG ATCGTTTGCGTCGCTCTCGCCATCCTGGCcgtggccgccgccgcgcccgccaccCCCGTGCAGGGCGAGCCTGTGAAGATCCTTCGCAGCGAGTTCGACCAGGAACCCGAAGGCGGTTACCAATTCAG CTTCGAAACCGAAGATGGTACCTCCAGGCAAGAGAAGGGAGAATTGAAGTCTGCCGTCGATGAGGAGAACAAGCCCCATGACGTCGTTGTTGTCCGCGGATCCTACTCCTACACCAACAAGGAGGGCGTCTCCGAGACCGTCCAGTACTACGCCGACGAGACCGGCTTCCACGCCGAAGGACCCTCCATCCCCAAGTAA
- the LOC135071499 gene encoding origin recognition complex subunit 3, whose product MDSTVSVSKGVFLFNNGLNKTKASKKHPKKLLYEKFFKKSSWHATFTRNWDYIENEIRELHQKTYSVLLNDIVNYVKSFYGDSETDGLEGIIPSATLLTGVNQPDHVSQFKALIDKIRNEVTPHIAMVNSQDAPTLKHLVENTVWQLMYGHEALDFDDEEFKDNIIYKKLRKNQCTMKVLQSWYHAHYTNASPKKKKHKTSSRSLVVIIPDFESFNCSVLQDFVMIISSYVSSIPIVFVFGVATSVSALHKSFPYHVSSKLWIKVFHSHSSPVYMNQVLEDIFLSHTSPIHLSGKAFELLTDVFLFYDFSVTGLIQSIKYCMMDHYYGDNVKSLCCERENIEEAVMNLSSDDLESIRQLPSFRPFLEAQQDCETRIGLFEDDNFFREVLIKEMNKLHDYLFTFYLCVRLLLVFVKDIPKNILGKSVREIYTKCAVECITSTLAFKECMQLIQFQSQVKLADTIKSALKVVNSALQISSPVKPLRSTPTKNNLNNITLNNDMGEGFVKTVRVHLLMFLRQIEHANTEATVLCNESEDFENSPENVPGNRYKLKEKLLKATRVDKIQSEYDMVRARFVSYLEEMFTKGLMPPHTQTFHEILFFTDVGNVRKQIVGSPRGALHTALSNPVHYLQCSCCHLASPDSVTDTLPDVCLAYKLHRECGKHINLYDWLQAFAAVLQPDVDDEQRHQDSTVQIRFTRAVAELQFLGFIKSSKRKTDHVMRLTW is encoded by the exons ATGGATTCGACAGTATCCGTTTCAAAA GGAGTCTTTTTGTTTAATAATGGATTGAACAAAACAAAAGCGTCTAAAAAGCATCCTAAAAAACTGCTTTAtgaaaagtttttcaaaaagaGTTCTTGGCATGCTACATTTACGAGGAACTGGGATTatattgaaaatgaaataaGA GAACTTCACCAAAAAACGTACAGTGTGCTGCTCAACGATATTGTCAATTATGTCAAATCCTTCTACGGAGACAGTGAGACTGATGGATTGGAAGGCATAATACCAAGTGCCACTCTGTTGACTGGAGTAAATCAGCCTGATCATGTATCTCAATTCAAGGCTTTAATAGACAAAATCAG GAATGAGGTGACCCCACACATAGCAATGGTCAATTCACAAGATGCACCTACATTGAAACATTTAGTTGAAAACACTGTCTGGCAATTGATGTATGGACATGAAGCATTA GATTTTGATGATGAAGAATTCAAAGATAATATTATATATAAGAAATTGAGGAAAAACCAATGTACCATGAAAGTATTACAGAGTTGGTACCATGCTCATTACACAAATGCTTCaccaaagaagaagaagcacaAAACTTCAAGTAGATCACTGGTAGTCATTATTCCAGACTTTGAAAGCTTTAATTGCAGTGTTCTACAGGATTTTGTGATGATTATAAG TTCCTATGTGTCGTCAATCCCAATAGTGTTTGTTTTTGGAGTGGCCACATCTGTGTCAGCCTTGCACAAGTCCTTCCCATATCATGTGTCTTCAAAATTGTGGATCAAAGTCTTTCATTCCCACTCATCACCTGTCTACATGAATCAA GTTCTAGAAGATATATTTTTGTCACATACTAGCCCTATTCATTTGTCGGGTAAAGCTTTCGAGTTACTAACTGACGTATTcttgttctacgatttttctgTGACTGGGTTGATACAGAGTATAAAA TATTGTATGATGGATCACTATTACGGAGATAATGTCAAATCATTATGCTGTGAAAGGGAGAACATTGAAGAGGCTGTGATGAATCTCAGTTCAGATGATCTCGAAAGCATCAGGCAGCTACCATCTTTCAGACCATTCCTAGAGGCTCAACAAGACTGCGAAACAAGAATTGGCCTTTTTGAAGATGATAATTTCTtcagagaagttttgataaaggaAATGAACAAACTTCATGATTATttgttcactttttatttatgtgtaagacTGCTATTAGTCTTTGTCAAAGACATTCCAAAGAATATTCTTGGTAAATCG GTTCGAGAAATCTACACAAAATGTGCTGTAGAATGTATAACAAGTACACTTGCATTTAAAGAATGCATGCAACTCATCCAGTTTCAATCTCAAGTGAAACTAGCTGATACCATTAAGTCTGCGCTGAAAGTAGTAAACTCTGCACTGCAAATATCTTCTCCAGTGAAACCTCTACGATCTACACCAAcgaaaaataatctcaataatattaCCTTGAACAATGATATGGGTGAAGGTTTTGTCAAAACCGTGAGAGTACATTTGCTCATGTTTTTAAGACAGATTGAACATGCAAACACTGAAGCTACAGTATTGTGCAATGAATCGGAAGATTTTGAAAATAGTCCAGAAAATGTCCCAGGAAATAGGTACAAGTTAAAAGAG AAACTGCTCAAAGCCACAAGAGTTGATAAGATCCAATCAGAATACGACATGGTCCGGGCCAGATTCGTTAGCTATTTGGAGGAGATGTTCACCAAAGGATTGATGCCGCCTCACACACAGACGTTCCATGAAATACTGTTCTTCACTGACGTTGGAAATGTTAGGAAACAGATCGTGGGTTCCCCGCGTGGAGCCCTTCATACAGCTCTAAGCAATCCAGTGCACTATTTACag TGCTCGTGCTGCCACCTGGCGTCGCCGGACAGCGTGACGGACACGCTGCCGGACGTGTGCCTGGCGTACAAGCTGCACCGCGAGTGCGGCAAGCACATCAACCTGTACGACTGGCTGCAGGCCTTCGCCGCCGTGCTCCAGCCAGATGTGGACGACGAGCAGCGCCACCAGGACTCCACTGTCCA AATACGCTTCACTCGAGCAGTTGCAGAGCTCCAGTTTCTCGGGTTCATAAAGTCGTCGAAGAGAAAGACGGATCACGTGATGCGTCTTACTTGGTGA